One segment of Streptomyces bathyalis DNA contains the following:
- a CDS encoding biotin carboxylase N-terminal domain-containing protein: MITSVLVANRGEIARRVFRTCAELGIATVAVHSDADARAPHVREADAAVRLPGNAPAETYLRGDLIVEAALAAGADAVHPGYGFLSENAGFARAVLDAGLVWIGPPPEAIEAMASKTRAKKLMGEAGVPLLEPVAPGEATERDLPLLVKAAAGGGGRGMRIVRELAALQGEIAAAGAEAAAAFGDGEVFVEPYVERGRHVEVQILADGHGTVWVLGTRDCSLQRRYQKVIEEAPAPGLSDELRDVLHESAADAARAVDYRGAGTVEFLVPGDGDGAGARACFLEMNTRLQVEHPVTECVHGVDLVALQIRVAEGEPLDPQGPPAARGHAVEARLYAEDPARDWQPQTGTLHRLDVPAAHEGNGVRLDSGIADGDVIGVHYDPMLAKVIAWAPTRREAVRKLASALERARVHGPVTNRDLLVRSLRHPDFSPTDSVVGGTPNRPRLDTGFYDRNLEGLNSPQEPGETESHRRLAALAAALADAERVRAAGDTVSARLGGWRNVPAHPQSKTFRAEPSQEETEVRYRITRDGLRLEDDEFLGAEVRLLESAPDRVRLEVDGVRRDFEVARYGDDGSHVYVDAPPSSPGAVRPGWYPQGSHAFTALPRLREPGTANEPGSLLAPMPGAVARVVPGLAVGATVKAGEPLLWLEAMKMEHKVVAPASGILTALHAEPGRQVEVGELLAVVAEDADGTQPQAAEPTGAGSARPSSPERAQPAPPEPAQSAQPASASVPPATKEPS; encoded by the coding sequence ATGATCACATCGGTGCTGGTCGCGAACCGCGGCGAGATCGCCAGGCGCGTCTTCCGCACATGCGCGGAGCTCGGCATCGCCACGGTCGCCGTCCACTCGGACGCCGACGCACGCGCGCCGCACGTACGGGAGGCCGACGCCGCGGTGCGGCTCCCGGGCAACGCTCCGGCGGAGACGTATCTGCGCGGTGACCTGATCGTCGAGGCTGCCCTGGCGGCCGGGGCCGACGCGGTGCACCCCGGCTACGGCTTCCTCTCCGAGAACGCCGGCTTCGCCCGAGCGGTGCTCGACGCGGGCCTGGTGTGGATCGGGCCGCCGCCGGAGGCGATCGAGGCGATGGCGTCCAAGACCCGCGCGAAGAAGCTGATGGGCGAGGCGGGTGTTCCTCTGCTGGAACCCGTGGCGCCCGGCGAGGCCACCGAACGCGACCTGCCGCTGCTGGTGAAGGCCGCGGCGGGCGGCGGCGGCCGGGGCATGCGCATCGTGCGTGAACTCGCCGCGCTGCAAGGGGAGATCGCCGCCGCCGGGGCGGAGGCCGCCGCCGCGTTCGGGGACGGCGAGGTCTTCGTCGAGCCGTACGTCGAGCGCGGACGCCACGTGGAGGTGCAGATCCTCGCCGACGGGCACGGGACGGTGTGGGTGCTGGGCACCCGGGACTGCTCGCTGCAGCGCCGGTACCAGAAGGTCATCGAGGAGGCGCCCGCCCCGGGACTGAGCGACGAACTGCGCGACGTGCTGCACGAGTCGGCCGCGGACGCGGCACGTGCGGTGGACTACCGCGGCGCCGGCACCGTGGAGTTCCTGGTCCCGGGCGACGGCGACGGGGCGGGCGCCCGCGCCTGCTTCCTGGAGATGAACACCAGGCTCCAGGTCGAGCACCCCGTCACCGAGTGCGTGCACGGTGTGGACCTCGTCGCGCTGCAGATCCGCGTTGCCGAGGGCGAGCCGCTGGACCCGCAGGGTCCGCCTGCCGCCCGCGGACATGCCGTCGAGGCCCGCCTCTACGCGGAGGACCCGGCACGCGACTGGCAGCCGCAGACGGGCACGCTGCACCGCCTGGACGTACCTGCCGCGCACGAGGGCAACGGCGTGCGTCTGGACAGCGGGATCGCGGACGGCGACGTCATCGGCGTGCACTACGACCCCATGCTGGCCAAGGTCATCGCCTGGGCACCGACGCGCCGCGAGGCCGTACGCAAGCTGGCCTCCGCGCTGGAACGCGCGCGCGTGCACGGACCGGTGACGAACCGCGACCTGCTCGTACGGTCCCTGCGCCACCCCGACTTCTCCCCCACGGACTCCGTCGTGGGAGGTACCCCCAACCGGCCACGCTTGGACACCGGCTTCTACGACCGGAACCTGGAGGGCCTCAACTCGCCCCAGGAGCCCGGCGAGACGGAGTCGCACCGCCGGCTGGCCGCTCTCGCCGCCGCGCTGGCCGACGCCGAACGCGTGAGAGCGGCCGGCGACACCGTGTCGGCGCGGCTCGGCGGCTGGCGCAACGTGCCCGCACACCCCCAGTCGAAGACGTTCCGTGCGGAGCCCTCCCAGGAGGAGACCGAGGTCCGCTACCGCATCACACGGGACGGACTGAGGCTGGAGGACGACGAGTTCCTCGGCGCGGAGGTACGCCTGCTGGAGTCGGCCCCGGACCGCGTCCGTCTCGAAGTGGACGGCGTGCGCCGGGACTTCGAGGTGGCCCGCTACGGGGACGACGGCTCGCACGTGTACGTCGACGCACCGCCGTCCTCCCCCGGGGCCGTGCGGCCCGGGTGGTACCCCCAGGGTTCCCACGCCTTCACGGCCCTGCCCCGGCTGCGCGAGCCCGGCACGGCGAACGAGCCCGGTTCGCTGCTGGCGCCCATGCCGGGCGCCGTCGCACGCGTCGTGCCCGGGCTGGCCGTCGGAGCCACCGTCAAGGCGGGTGAGCCGCTGCTGTGGCTGGAGGCGATGAAGATGGAGCACAAGGTCGTCGCCCCAGCCTCCGGAATCCTCACCGCGCTGCACGCCGAACCCGGCCGCCAGGTGGAGGTCGGCGAACTGCTCGCCGTCGTCGCCGAGGACGCGGACGGGACGCAGCCGCAGGCCGCGGAGCCCACGGGCGCCGGGTCCGCGCGGCCGTCCTCCCCGGAACGTGCACAGCCCGCACCGCCGGAGCCCGCACAGTCCGCACAGCCCGCTTCCGCATCCGTCCCGCCCGCCACGAAGGAGCCGTCATGA
- a CDS encoding acyclic terpene utilization AtuA family protein gives MEEMLTGGELDVLTGDYLAELTMLILGRDRLKDPSRGYAKTFLRQLETGLGLAKDRGVRIVVNAGGLNPAGLADAVRELSERVGVPAAVAHVEGDDVLARGPSGGRSQGKAGWGEGVLTANAYLGGGGIAECLRRGADVVVTGRVTDAALVSGASAAHFGWAADDWDALAGAVIAGHVLECGAQATGGNYAFFAQENIDVTRPGFPVAEVARDGSAVITKHPGTGGAVTPGTVTAQLLYETAGARYAGPDVTARLDSVRLAQEGPDRVRIDGVRGEAPPQQLKVGLTRVGGWRNEVTFVLTGLDIEAKAALVRRQMEAELDAGQRPAEVTWSLARTDTPDAPVQEEASAMLRLAVRDPSEETVGRVVSGAAIELALASFPGFHVTAPPGKASPYGVFEVAWEDAGQVPHVAVLPDASRVEIPPPQKTQQLAPVPEPALPEPLPASGRPLRRAPLGVVAGARSGDKGGSANVGVWVRGDLGEDAWRWLAHALTVDELRRLLPEVRGLPVTRHVLPNLRALNFVVEGLLGEGVASQARFDPQAKALGEWLRSRQTDIPEGLVP, from the coding sequence ATGGAGGAGATGCTCACCGGCGGCGAACTCGACGTGCTGACGGGGGACTACCTCGCCGAGCTGACGATGCTGATCCTCGGCCGCGACCGGCTGAAGGACCCCTCGCGGGGGTACGCGAAGACGTTCCTGCGGCAGCTGGAGACGGGGCTCGGGCTCGCGAAGGACCGCGGCGTGCGGATCGTCGTCAACGCCGGCGGACTCAACCCCGCCGGACTGGCCGACGCCGTACGGGAGTTGAGCGAGCGGGTCGGCGTGCCGGCAGCCGTCGCGCACGTCGAGGGCGACGACGTACTGGCACGGGGTCCTTCCGGGGGCCGGAGTCAGGGCAAGGCCGGCTGGGGCGAGGGCGTTCTGACGGCCAACGCCTATCTGGGCGGAGGCGGCATCGCCGAGTGTCTGCGCCGTGGCGCCGACGTCGTCGTGACCGGCCGGGTGACGGACGCCGCGCTCGTCAGCGGAGCGTCGGCCGCACACTTCGGCTGGGCGGCCGACGACTGGGACGCGCTCGCCGGAGCCGTGATCGCGGGCCACGTACTGGAGTGCGGCGCGCAGGCCACCGGCGGCAACTACGCGTTCTTCGCGCAGGAGAACATCGACGTGACCCGGCCCGGCTTCCCCGTCGCCGAGGTCGCGCGGGACGGAAGCGCCGTCATCACCAAGCACCCCGGCACCGGCGGCGCGGTCACACCCGGCACCGTCACGGCGCAGCTCCTGTACGAGACGGCGGGCGCACGCTACGCCGGACCGGACGTGACCGCGCGGCTGGACTCGGTGCGGCTGGCGCAGGAGGGCCCGGACCGCGTACGGATCGACGGCGTGCGTGGCGAGGCGCCCCCGCAGCAGCTCAAGGTCGGCCTGACCAGGGTCGGCGGCTGGCGCAACGAGGTGACGTTCGTACTGACCGGCCTCGACATCGAGGCCAAGGCCGCGCTGGTGCGGCGGCAGATGGAGGCGGAGCTGGACGCCGGACAGCGTCCCGCCGAGGTGACCTGGAGTCTCGCCCGAACCGACACCCCGGACGCGCCAGTGCAGGAAGAGGCCAGCGCCATGCTGCGGCTGGCCGTCCGCGACCCTTCGGAGGAGACCGTGGGCCGCGTGGTGAGCGGCGCCGCCATCGAACTGGCGCTGGCCAGCTTCCCCGGCTTCCACGTGACGGCGCCGCCCGGAAAGGCCTCCCCGTACGGCGTGTTCGAGGTCGCCTGGGAGGACGCGGGGCAGGTGCCGCACGTCGCCGTGCTGCCCGACGCGTCCCGCGTGGAGATCCCGCCCCCGCAGAAGACGCAGCAGCTCGCCCCCGTCCCGGAGCCCGCACTGCCCGAGCCGCTGCCCGCAAGCGGAAGGCCCTTGCGCAGGGCGCCGCTGGGCGTGGTCGCGGGAGCCCGCAGCGGCGACAAGGGCGGCAGCGCGAACGTGGGCGTGTGGGTGCGCGGGGACCTCGGGGAGGACGCGTGGCGGTGGCTGGCGCACGCGCTGACCGTGGACGAACTGCGCCGGCTGCTGCCCGAGGTGCGGGGTCTGCCGGTCACCCGGCACGTCCTGCCGAACCTGCGTGCCCTCAACTTCGTCGTCGAGGGGCTGCTCGGCGAGGGTGTCGCCTCGCAGGCGCGCTTCGACCCCCAGGCCAAGGCCCTTGGCGAGTGGCTGCGTTCGCGGCAGACGGACATCCCGGAAGGACTGGTCCCGTGA
- a CDS encoding acyl-CoA carboxylase subunit beta, giving the protein MSVLNSALDVSGAEYAGHRRQMLERIAELDAELAKSVAGGGEKYTERHRKRGKLLARERIELLLDPDTPFLELSPLAGWGSDYAVGASLVTGIGVVEGVECLITANDPTVRGGASNPWTLKKALRANEIAYANRLPCISLVESGGADLPSQKEIFIPGGALFRDITRLSEAGIPTLAVVFGNSTAGGAYVPGMSDHVIMVKEQSKVFLGGPPLVKMATGEEAGDEELGGADMHTRVSGLGDYFALDEPDALRQARRVVARLNWRKAHGTPASLPVPPKYDEDELLGVVPGDLKTPFDPREVVARIVDGSDFDEFKPRYGTSLVTGWARLHGYPIGILANARGVLFSEESQKATQFIQLANQRDIPLLFLHNTTGYMVGKEYEQGGIIKHGAMMINAVSNSKVPHLSVLMGASYGAGHYGMCGRAYDPRFLFAWPSAKSAVMGPQQLAGVMSIVMRESAAAKGKPFDEEADAGLRAMVEQQIEAESLPMFLSGRLYDDGVIDPRDTRTILGLCLSAIHTAPVEGARGGFGVFRM; this is encoded by the coding sequence GTGAGTGTGCTGAACTCGGCGCTGGATGTATCGGGCGCCGAATACGCCGGACACCGGCGGCAGATGCTGGAGCGGATCGCCGAACTCGACGCGGAGCTGGCCAAGTCGGTCGCCGGAGGCGGTGAGAAGTACACCGAACGCCACCGCAAGCGCGGCAAGTTGCTCGCCCGTGAACGCATCGAGCTGCTGCTCGACCCGGACACGCCGTTCCTGGAGCTGTCGCCGCTCGCGGGCTGGGGCAGCGACTACGCGGTCGGCGCCTCGCTGGTGACGGGCATCGGCGTCGTCGAGGGCGTGGAGTGCCTGATCACGGCGAACGATCCGACCGTACGCGGCGGCGCCAGCAATCCGTGGACGCTGAAGAAGGCCCTGCGCGCGAACGAGATCGCCTACGCCAACCGGCTTCCCTGCATCAGCCTCGTCGAGTCCGGCGGTGCGGATCTGCCCAGCCAGAAGGAGATCTTCATCCCCGGCGGGGCGCTCTTCCGCGACATCACGCGGCTCTCCGAGGCCGGAATCCCCACCCTGGCCGTCGTCTTCGGCAACTCGACCGCCGGAGGCGCGTACGTCCCCGGCATGTCCGACCACGTGATCATGGTCAAGGAGCAGTCGAAGGTGTTCCTCGGCGGGCCTCCGCTGGTGAAGATGGCGACGGGCGAGGAGGCCGGCGACGAGGAGCTGGGCGGCGCGGACATGCACACCCGCGTCTCCGGCCTCGGTGACTACTTCGCGCTGGACGAGCCGGACGCACTGCGGCAGGCCCGCCGCGTCGTCGCCCGCCTCAACTGGCGCAAGGCGCACGGCACTCCGGCGTCCCTCCCGGTGCCTCCGAAGTACGACGAGGACGAACTGCTCGGCGTCGTCCCGGGCGATCTGAAGACGCCCTTCGACCCGCGCGAGGTGGTCGCGCGGATCGTGGACGGCTCGGACTTCGACGAGTTCAAGCCCCGCTACGGCACGAGCCTCGTGACAGGCTGGGCGCGGCTGCACGGCTATCCGATCGGCATCCTCGCCAACGCGCGCGGCGTGCTCTTCAGCGAGGAGTCGCAGAAGGCCACGCAGTTCATCCAGCTCGCCAACCAGCGCGACATCCCCCTGCTGTTCCTGCACAACACGACCGGCTACATGGTCGGCAAGGAGTACGAGCAGGGCGGCATCATCAAGCACGGCGCGATGATGATCAACGCCGTCTCCAACTCCAAGGTGCCGCACCTGTCGGTGCTGATGGGCGCCAGCTACGGCGCGGGCCACTACGGCATGTGCGGACGGGCCTACGACCCGCGGTTCCTGTTCGCCTGGCCGAGCGCCAAGTCCGCGGTCATGGGTCCGCAGCAGCTCGCGGGCGTGATGTCGATCGTCATGCGGGAGTCGGCCGCGGCGAAGGGCAAGCCGTTCGACGAGGAGGCCGACGCCGGGCTGCGGGCGATGGTCGAGCAGCAGATCGAGGCGGAGTCGCTGCCGATGTTCCTCTCCGGACGGCTCTACGACGACGGCGTGATCGATCCGCGCGACACCCGCACGATCCTTGGCCTGTGTCTGTCAGCCATCCACACCGCGCCCGTGGAGGGCGCGCGTGGCGGCTTCGGCGTCTTCCGGATGTGA
- a CDS encoding TIGR03084 family metal-binding protein has protein sequence MDDAGNVTGAVLADLRDEGQALEGLVAGLGAKAWALPTPAPRWTVAHQIAHLAWTDEQSLLAATDEPAFRDAQQAAIASPETFVDEGAEAGAAQPPEELLKRWRAGRDELLRVLGEMPQGRRIAWYGPPMSVASMATARIMETWAHGEDVAEALGVPREPTARLRHVVRIGVRARDFAHAVRGLEPPSEPFRVELEGPGGELWAHGPEDAAQRVTGDAVDFCRLVTQRIHRDDARVRAEGADAQRWLEIAQAFAGPPGEGRARQGERR, from the coding sequence ATGGACGACGCCGGGAACGTGACGGGGGCCGTCCTCGCGGACCTGCGGGACGAAGGTCAGGCGCTGGAAGGGCTGGTTGCGGGGCTCGGGGCGAAGGCGTGGGCCCTGCCGACGCCCGCGCCCCGCTGGACGGTCGCGCACCAGATCGCCCACCTTGCCTGGACCGACGAGCAGTCGCTGCTGGCCGCCACCGACGAACCGGCCTTCCGCGACGCCCAGCAGGCCGCGATCGCCTCGCCGGAAACCTTCGTCGACGAGGGCGCGGAGGCCGGCGCCGCACAGCCGCCGGAGGAGCTGCTGAAGCGATGGCGTGCCGGGCGTGACGAACTGCTGCGTGTCCTGGGCGAGATGCCCCAGGGCCGCCGCATCGCCTGGTACGGGCCGCCGATGAGCGTCGCGAGCATGGCGACCGCACGGATCATGGAGACGTGGGCTCACGGCGAGGACGTCGCCGAGGCGCTCGGGGTGCCCCGCGAACCGACCGCGCGGCTGCGTCACGTCGTCCGGATCGGCGTGCGCGCACGGGACTTCGCCCACGCGGTGCGTGGACTCGAGCCGCCGTCCGAACCCTTCCGCGTCGAACTGGAGGGTCCCGGCGGCGAGTTGTGGGCGCACGGCCCCGAGGACGCGGCGCAGCGCGTGACCGGCGACGCCGTGGACTTCTGCCGGCTGGTGACGCAGCGGATCCACCGTGACGACGCCCGCGTACGGGCCGAAGGAGCCGACGCGCAGCGGTGGCTGGAGATCGCGCAGGCCTTCGCGGGCCCGCCCGGAGAGGGCCGCGCACGGCAGGGGGAGCGGCGGTGA
- a CDS encoding DUF1990 family protein: MTAPDRASPRRVTPGRRAGVLLRLPVGILLVSWQYFWRITALHRTETRGDAGDLPPPLPQEAVDEQTKPLSDGVGPMFHRRFRVRIVDARTSASELAATVAANLNRAAPWTVAVFVKTRGREGELRVGDEYRVQMPGPWDGPVRVIGRDATSFTLGTLQGHLEAGQIRFGVRAVDGALEFETEAWSRAGDRLADLLYSRLRVAKEIQFNMWVHFCLNAAAFSGGRPSGGVVIETRGVPGELCRDAGGR, translated from the coding sequence ATGACCGCACCGGATCGGGCCTCTCCGCGACGCGTGACTCCCGGGCGCCGGGCGGGAGTCCTGCTGCGGCTCCCCGTCGGGATCCTGCTCGTCTCCTGGCAGTACTTCTGGCGCATCACCGCGCTTCACCGCACCGAGACCAGGGGCGACGCCGGTGATCTGCCGCCGCCGCTGCCGCAGGAGGCCGTGGACGAGCAGACCAAGCCGCTGTCCGACGGTGTCGGCCCGATGTTCCACCGCCGCTTCCGGGTGCGCATCGTGGACGCGCGCACCAGTGCGAGCGAGCTGGCCGCCACCGTTGCCGCGAACCTGAACAGGGCCGCCCCGTGGACGGTCGCGGTCTTCGTCAAGACCCGCGGCCGGGAAGGGGAGCTGCGCGTCGGCGACGAGTACCGCGTTCAGATGCCCGGCCCCTGGGACGGACCGGTACGCGTGATCGGCCGGGACGCGACCTCCTTCACGCTGGGCACGCTCCAGGGCCATCTGGAGGCGGGTCAGATCCGGTTCGGCGTCCGGGCCGTCGACGGCGCGCTCGAATTCGAGACCGAGGCGTGGTCGCGTGCGGGGGACCGGCTGGCGGACCTGCTCTACAGCCGGCTGCGGGTCGCCAAGGAGATCCAGTTCAACATGTGGGTCCACTTCTGCCTCAACGCCGCGGCCTTCTCCGGCGGGCGCCCCTCGGGCGGCGTCGTCATCGAAACCCGCGGCGTCCCCGGCGAGCTGTGCCGGGACGCGGGCGGCCGCTGA
- a CDS encoding FAD-binding and (Fe-S)-binding domain-containing protein, translating to MRDVEAALRGAVRGGEVEFDTGTRSLFTMDASNYRRVPLGVVAPRDSDDVEAVLAVCRERGVPVLARGAGTSIAGQATGTGVVLDFTRHMDRIESIDPEARTALVQPGVILDRLRDAAAPHGLTFGPDPSTHSRCTLGGMIGNNSCGSHSVAWGTTADNVRELEVTGYGGQRMRLARGGDGVPERLREDVRALIGGELSLLRTGFPELPRRISGYALDELLPEKGEDWARVFTGSEGTLGVLTRATVALVPTPGARVLAVLGYADESAAAEAAAGLLPHGPLTVEGMANDLVSEAARAGLPRGGAWLFVEVGGDDEAHARARAAELCRAAAADGTTDHRLVVPAAEQRALWRIREDASGTATRLPGSSSGGSGPEVSREAWPGWEDCAVPPARLGAYLRDFRALLRQHGLHGLPYGHFGDGCIHVRIDFDLMSDAGIRRFRDFSADLADTVVAHGGSLSGEHGDGQARAELLPRMYGEEMVGLFGRFKDLWDPAGGLNPGMLVRPARIDENLRFEPLPRDPVPVEFGYPHDAGDFSAAVRRCVGVAKCRNTDAGSGVMCPSFRATGEEQHSTRGRARLLHEMLAGEVVTDGWQSEEVREALDLCLSCKGCRSDCPVGVDMATYKAEFMHHHYEGRRRPMAHYSMGRLPQWLRLAAASRTVPLLNAAARVRPLAALAKRLGGIAPERDIPALPREPFTRWWRRRGRGGASGAPEGAGARGGTGTQTVLWPDTFTNYLSPEAGSAAVRVLEDAGLRVSVPDKQVCCGLTYVSTGQLGQARAVMRRTLDRIEPVLDAGMPVTVLEPPCAAALRTDVPELLGDDPRAHRLARSVRTFAQTLEEYAPDWEPPRIDRPVAGQTHCHQHAVIGDAEDRRLRERAGLTGELSKGCCGLAGNFGFEKGHYEVSAACAEDQLLPAVRKAGPGAELLADGYSCRTQLEQLGGHSSRHLAEVLAEGLDEARRREGEPPKK from the coding sequence ATGCGCGACGTCGAGGCGGCGCTGCGCGGAGCGGTACGGGGCGGCGAGGTCGAGTTCGACACGGGCACACGCTCGCTGTTCACCATGGACGCCTCGAACTACAGGCGCGTGCCGCTGGGCGTGGTCGCGCCCCGGGACAGCGACGACGTGGAGGCGGTGCTCGCCGTCTGCCGCGAGCGCGGCGTGCCCGTGCTGGCGCGGGGCGCCGGCACGTCCATCGCGGGGCAGGCGACCGGAACCGGAGTGGTGCTCGACTTCACGCGGCACATGGACCGCATCGAGTCCATCGACCCAGAGGCACGCACAGCGCTCGTACAGCCCGGAGTGATCCTGGACCGGCTGCGCGACGCGGCGGCACCGCACGGCCTGACCTTCGGCCCCGACCCGTCCACGCACAGCCGGTGCACCCTCGGCGGGATGATCGGCAACAACTCGTGCGGCTCGCACTCGGTCGCCTGGGGCACGACCGCCGACAACGTGCGGGAGTTGGAGGTCACCGGATACGGCGGGCAGCGGATGCGGCTCGCCCGTGGCGGCGACGGCGTCCCGGAACGGCTGCGCGAGGACGTACGGGCCCTGATCGGCGGGGAGTTGTCGCTGCTGCGCACCGGCTTCCCCGAACTGCCGCGCCGTATCTCGGGCTACGCCCTGGACGAGCTGCTGCCCGAGAAGGGCGAGGACTGGGCGCGGGTCTTCACCGGCAGCGAGGGCACGCTCGGAGTGCTGACCAGGGCGACGGTGGCCCTCGTGCCGACGCCGGGGGCGCGTGTGCTGGCCGTGCTCGGCTACGCGGACGAGAGCGCGGCGGCGGAAGCGGCCGCCGGGCTGCTCCCGCACGGCCCCCTCACCGTCGAGGGCATGGCCAACGACCTGGTCTCGGAAGCGGCAAGGGCCGGACTCCCGCGCGGCGGCGCGTGGTTGTTCGTCGAGGTCGGCGGCGACGACGAGGCGCATGCGCGGGCCAGGGCCGCTGAGCTGTGCCGCGCCGCCGCCGCGGACGGAACGACCGACCACCGGCTCGTCGTGCCCGCGGCGGAGCAGCGTGCGCTGTGGCGCATCCGCGAGGACGCCTCGGGCACCGCGACGCGCCTGCCCGGCAGTTCGTCCGGCGGATCCGGGCCCGAGGTGAGCAGGGAGGCGTGGCCCGGCTGGGAGGACTGCGCGGTACCGCCGGCCCGACTCGGCGCGTATCTGCGGGACTTCAGGGCGCTGCTGCGCCAGCACGGCCTGCACGGGCTGCCGTACGGGCACTTCGGCGACGGCTGCATCCACGTCCGCATCGACTTCGACCTGATGAGCGACGCGGGCATCCGGCGCTTCCGCGACTTCTCGGCGGACCTGGCGGACACCGTCGTCGCGCACGGAGGCTCCCTCTCCGGCGAGCACGGCGACGGGCAGGCGCGCGCCGAGCTGCTGCCGAGGATGTACGGGGAGGAGATGGTCGGCCTCTTCGGGCGCTTCAAGGACCTGTGGGACCCGGCGGGCGGGCTCAACCCGGGCATGCTGGTGCGGCCCGCGCGCATCGACGAGAACCTGCGGTTCGAGCCGCTGCCGCGCGATCCGGTGCCGGTGGAGTTCGGCTACCCGCACGACGCGGGCGACTTCTCGGCGGCCGTACGCCGGTGCGTCGGCGTCGCGAAGTGCCGCAACACGGACGCCGGTTCGGGCGTGATGTGCCCGTCGTTCCGCGCGACCGGCGAGGAGCAGCACTCCACGCGCGGACGCGCCAGGCTCCTGCACGAGATGCTGGCGGGCGAAGTCGTCACGGACGGGTGGCAGTCGGAGGAGGTGCGCGAGGCTCTCGACCTGTGCCTGTCGTGCAAGGGCTGCCGCAGCGACTGCCCCGTGGGCGTCGACATGGCCACGTACAAGGCCGAGTTCATGCACCACCACTACGAGGGCAGGCGCCGCCCGATGGCGCACTACTCGATGGGCCGGCTGCCGCAGTGGCTGCGGCTCGCCGCGGCGAGCCGAACGGTGCCGCTGCTCAACGCGGCTGCGCGCGTGAGGCCGTTGGCGGCCCTGGCGAAGCGGCTCGGCGGCATCGCACCGGAACGCGACATCCCGGCGCTGCCCCGCGAGCCCTTCACGCGGTGGTGGCGCAGGCGCGGACGCGGCGGCGCGAGCGGCGCCCCGGAGGGAGCCGGTGCGCGCGGCGGGACCGGTACGCAGACAGTGCTGTGGCCCGACACCTTCACCAACTACCTCTCCCCGGAAGCCGGTTCGGCCGCCGTGCGGGTGCTGGAGGACGCCGGGCTGCGGGTGAGCGTGCCGGACAAGCAGGTCTGCTGCGGGCTCACCTACGTCTCGACGGGCCAGCTCGGCCAGGCCCGCGCCGTCATGCGCCGCACCCTGGACCGCATCGAACCCGTCCTGGACGCCGGGATGCCGGTCACCGTCCTGGAGCCGCCGTGCGCAGCCGCGCTGCGCACCGACGTGCCCGAACTGCTGGGCGACGACCCGCGTGCGCACCGGCTGGCCCGCTCCGTACGCACCTTCGCGCAGACCCTGGAGGAGTACGCGCCGGACTGGGAGCCGCCGCGCATCGACCGCCCCGTCGCCGGCCAGACCCACTGCCACCAGCACGCCGTCATCGGCGACGCCGAGGACCGGCGGTTGCGTGAACGTGCCGGGCTGACGGGCGAGTTGAGCAAGGGCTGCTGCGGTCTCGCGGGCAACTTCGGCTTCGAGAAGGGGCACTACGAGGTGTCGGCCGCGTGCGCCGAGGACCAGCTGCTGCCCGCCGTACGCAAGGCCGGGCCCGGGGCCGAGCTGCTGGCCGACGGCTACTCGTGCCGTACGCAGCTCGAGCAGCTGGGCGGGCACAGCAGCCGGCATCTGGCCGAGGTGCTCGCCGAAGGGCTGGACGAGGCCCGGAGGCGGGAGGGCGAACCGCCCAAGAAGTAA